The nucleotide window CGTGAACGCTAATAGTCAGCAGTGACAACCGGGGCATGTATCAGCCAGTGATACGGACGTCCGGGCGCCGGAAACGGTCTGCGAGAATTGGTGTGTGATTTCTCGAATCGATCTGCGCGGCAACGCCCTCCCCGAGGGCGGCGACCTGCGCGACCTGCTGCCCCGTGCCGAGTTCGACGTGGAAGCCGCCCTGGAAACGGTGCGGCCCATCTGTGAGGACGTGCGCCATCGTGGCTCCGCGGCAGTGATCGAGTGGGGGGAGAAATTCGACGGCGTGCGCAGCGACTCGATCCGGGTCCCGGCCGAGGCCCTCACCGAGGCCCTCGAACAGCTCGACCCGGCCGTACGGGCCGCGCTGGAGGAGTCGATCCGCCGCGCCCGGCTCGTCCACCGCTCACAGCGCCGCACCACACACACCACCCAGGTCGTCCCGGGCGGCACTGTCACCGAGAAGTGGGTGCCCGTCGACCGCGTGGGGCTCTACGTACCGGGCGGCCGCTCCGTCTACCCCTCGTCCGTCGTCATGAACGTCGTACCGGCCCAGGAGGCGGGCGTCGAAGGCATCGCCGTCTCCTCGCCGCCGCAGAAGGAGTTCGGCGGACTGCCGCACCCCACCATCCTCGCCGCCTGCGCCCTGCTGGGCGTCGACGAGGTGTACGCGGCGGGCGGCGCCCAGGCCGTCGCGATGTTCGCGTACGGGACGGCCGACTGTCTCCCTGTGAACCTGGTCACCGGCCCCGGCAACATCTACGTCGCCGCCGCCAAGCGCCTCCTCAAGGGGCGCATCGGCATCGACGCCGAAGCCGGCCCTACCGAGATCGCGATCCTCGCCGACGCGACCGCCGACCCGGCGCACGTCGCCGCCGACCTGATCAGCCAGGCCGAGCACGACCCGATGGCCGCCGCGGTCCTCGTGACGGACTCCGAGGACCTGGCCGCCGCCACCGAGGCCGAGCTGAAGACGCAGGTCGCCGCGAGCAAGCACGTCGCCGACCGGATCGCGCCCGCCCTGGCCGGCCGTCAGTCCGCGATCGTCCTGGTCAACGACCTGGAGGACGGCCTCAAGGTCGTCGACGCGTACGCCGCCGAGCACCTGGAGATCCAGACCGCGGACGCCGCAGCCGTGGCGGACCGCGTCCGCAACGCCGGCGCGGTCTTCGTCGGCCCCTGGTCGCCGGTCTCCCTCGGCGACTACTGCGCCGGCTCCAACCACGTCCTGCCCACCGGCGGCTGCGCCTGCCACTCCTCGGGCCTCTCCGTGCAGTCCTTCCTGCGCGGCATCCACATCGTCGACTACACCCGCGACGCACTCGCCGAGGTCACGCACCACGTCGTGACCCTCGCCGAGGCGGAGGACCTCCCGGCGCACGGCGCCGCACTCAAGGCACGGTTCGGCTGGAAGGTTCCGCAGGCGTGACGAACGGCAGCACCACCCCCAACCCCTGGGACACGCTCCCCCTCCGCGAGGAGCTCCGCGGCCAGTCCCCCTACGGGGCCCCGCAGCTCGACGTACCCGTACGCCTCAACACCAACGAGAACCCCTACCCGCTCCCCGAGGAACTGGTCGACCGGATCGCCGAGCGGGTCCGCGAGGCCGCCCGCGACCTCAACCGCTACCCCGACCGCGACGCCGTCGAGCTCCGTACCGAACTCGCCGGCTACCTCACCCGCACCGCCGGGCACGAGGTCGGCCTCGCCAACGTCTGGGCGGCCAACGGCTCCAACGAAGTGCTCCAGCAGCTGCTCCAGACCTTCGGCGGGCCGGGGCGCACGGCGATCGGCTTCGAACCCTCGTACTCGATGCACGCCCTCATCGCGCGCGGCACCGGCACCGGGTGGATCTCCGGCCCCCGCAACGAGGACTTCACCATCGACGTCCCGGCGGCCCGCAAGGCCATCGCCGAGCAGCGGCCGGACGTCGTGTTCATCACCTCGCCCAACAACCCCACCGGCACCGCGGTCGACGCCGAGACCGTCCTCGCGCTGTACGACGCGGCACAGGCGGCCAAGCCCTCGATGGTCGTCGTCGACGAGGCGTACGGCGAGTTCAGCCACCACCCCTCGCTGCTCCCGCTGATCGAGGGCCGCCGGCACCTGGTGCTCTCGCGCACGATGTCCAAGGCGTTCGGCGCCGCCGGACTGCGCCTCGGCTATCTCGCCGCCGACCCGGCCGTCGTCGACGCCGTACAGCTGGTGCGGCTGCCGTACCACCTGTCCTCCATCACGCAGGCCACGGCGCTCGCCGCCCTGGAACACACCGATACGCTGCTGGGGTACGTCGCTCAGCTCAAGGGCGAGCGCGACCGGATCGTCGACGAGCTGCGCGCTCTCGGCTTCGACGTGACCGACTCGGACGCCAACTTCGTCCAGTTCGGCCGCTTCGCGGACAGTCGCACCGCCTGGCGGCGGATCCTCGACCAGGGCGTCCTGGTCCGGGACAACGGGGTACCGGGATGGCTGCGGGTCTCCGCGGGGACCCCGGCCGAGAACGACGCGTTCCTCGATGCGGCGCGCACGCTTGTCACTGAGAACGCCAAGAAGGAGCACGAGGCATGAACCCCCGCGTAGGCCGCGTGGAACGCACCACGAAGGAAACGTCCGTGCTCGTCGAGATCAACCTCGACGGCACCGGAAAAGTCGATGTGTCGACGGGGGTCGGCTTCTACGACCACATGCTCGACCAGCTCGGCCGCCACGGGCTCTTCGACCTCACGGTCAAGACCGACGGCGACCTGCACATCGACTCGCACCACACGATCGAGGACACCGCCCTCGCGCTCGGTGGCGCCTTCAAGCAGGCACTCGGCGACAAGGTCGGCATCTACCGCTTCGGCAACTGCACCGTCCCGCTGGACGAGTCGCTCGCCCAGGTCACCGTCGACCTCTCCGGCCGCCCGTACCTGGTGCACACCGAGCCCGAGAAGATGGCGCCGATGATCGGCGAGTACGACACGACGATGACCCGGCACATCCTGGAGTCCTTCGTCGCGCAGGCGCAGATCGCCCTGCACGTCCACGTGCCGTACGGGCGCAACGCCCACCACATCGTGGAGTGCCAGTTCAAGGCGCTCGCCCGCGCCCTGCGGTACGCCT belongs to Streptomyces finlayi and includes:
- the hisB gene encoding imidazoleglycerol-phosphate dehydratase HisB; this translates as MNPRVGRVERTTKETSVLVEINLDGTGKVDVSTGVGFYDHMLDQLGRHGLFDLTVKTDGDLHIDSHHTIEDTALALGGAFKQALGDKVGIYRFGNCTVPLDESLAQVTVDLSGRPYLVHTEPEKMAPMIGEYDTTMTRHILESFVAQAQIALHVHVPYGRNAHHIVECQFKALARALRYASERDPRAAGILPSTKGAL
- a CDS encoding histidinol-phosphate transaminase, with amino-acid sequence MTNGSTTPNPWDTLPLREELRGQSPYGAPQLDVPVRLNTNENPYPLPEELVDRIAERVREAARDLNRYPDRDAVELRTELAGYLTRTAGHEVGLANVWAANGSNEVLQQLLQTFGGPGRTAIGFEPSYSMHALIARGTGTGWISGPRNEDFTIDVPAARKAIAEQRPDVVFITSPNNPTGTAVDAETVLALYDAAQAAKPSMVVVDEAYGEFSHHPSLLPLIEGRRHLVLSRTMSKAFGAAGLRLGYLAADPAVVDAVQLVRLPYHLSSITQATALAALEHTDTLLGYVAQLKGERDRIVDELRALGFDVTDSDANFVQFGRFADSRTAWRRILDQGVLVRDNGVPGWLRVSAGTPAENDAFLDAARTLVTENAKKEHEA
- the hisD gene encoding histidinol dehydrogenase, with product MISRIDLRGNALPEGGDLRDLLPRAEFDVEAALETVRPICEDVRHRGSAAVIEWGEKFDGVRSDSIRVPAEALTEALEQLDPAVRAALEESIRRARLVHRSQRRTTHTTQVVPGGTVTEKWVPVDRVGLYVPGGRSVYPSSVVMNVVPAQEAGVEGIAVSSPPQKEFGGLPHPTILAACALLGVDEVYAAGGAQAVAMFAYGTADCLPVNLVTGPGNIYVAAAKRLLKGRIGIDAEAGPTEIAILADATADPAHVAADLISQAEHDPMAAAVLVTDSEDLAAATEAELKTQVAASKHVADRIAPALAGRQSAIVLVNDLEDGLKVVDAYAAEHLEIQTADAAAVADRVRNAGAVFVGPWSPVSLGDYCAGSNHVLPTGGCACHSSGLSVQSFLRGIHIVDYTRDALAEVTHHVVTLAEAEDLPAHGAALKARFGWKVPQA